The Herpetosiphon gulosus genome includes the window CGCTTGCTCGACTACGAGTCCTATAAGTCTTCGTCCCATTGTGGAATGGCTCCAGCAACGAATTGCTCTATGCCATGACCCTGCCTGTGGTTCTGCGCTCCTTGCAGAATCCGAGAACCAGACGCTTGGAACCGTTACGGATGCAACGTGGTCTGATCATGAGATTCTTATGGCAAAACTGCCATCTGAGTGGTTAATTAAACGGTCGCCCACATCCGATGCCCCTGAATTCCCATTCTCCTTGTTTGTATCGGGATCGGATCTCGGTCAACGATTGATGGCTGAACCTCCCCAATGCGAGCCACTAAGGTTCGTTCTGCATTCTATCGAACAGATCGAGTCGCATAGCCAGTCAATCGATCACCAGCATAACCCGGTGCTTCATCATGGACCACCAATCATGATCGATGTTATAACCGTAGCGATTCCAATGCGCATATTCCAAGCAATCCAAGCAGCGCAATCGGTCGGTCACATTATGTTGATGGTGATTGTTCGGATGACCCAAGCCGTCTTCTTTATCAGTCTCACCGATTATCTTGCCAAGTGTATCCTCCCGTATCATCAGGGTCAGCTTCCTGCTCTCAATGAGCTGGCAATTCATATTCCAATTACCAATACATTGAACCCAACGAATGGGTCGTTTGATCAACTCCGCTGGTATGCCCAACGACCACGTTTAGTGGCTGCATGTCAACACTGGCAGGAACAATGGCGTATATTAACGCAGTTACGTGACACGGCATTACTGAACCAAGCACGCGTTTTTGCCGAGCAAAATTCCATTGCCTTGGAGATGATGGGTAAAACGCTCTGGAAACCATTGACGCAACTTTCTACTGACTTTGCACGAATTGCCCATGATGCGATTCCTGCTACGGCGATTGATGACTCACCACCTCCTGATAATGCCCGTGATTCTATTTGGGAATCGCCGTGGACGACGTATCCTGTTTGTTGGGCTGACGCCAATCGGTACGCATTTGTGATGCGCTGCTGGCGGCATGCAAAGGAGTTGGCTTTTACCTACGAAAGGGTTTGTCGCCAATGGTTTTTACCAACTATTTTTGGCTAGGCGAAGAAAATAGGTGTTGCAGGGGTTCTATGAGCGAGTGTTGATAGTAAAGGAGGGTTGGGCCATGAACATCCGGATAGGGCGTTGAGTATGAACGAGCTAACCAAAAAGCAAGGGTGGAATGAAGCAGTGCAGCGGCTGTATGAATAGGCACTAGCAATTTATGAGGCGATGTTGGCCGCAGTATATGGAGAGCGCAAAGAAGTCGGGGTCATGTGAACCGCCATGGTGCATAACAGCACACGGCGGTGTAGACCAGCCGAATGGTTGAGCGTTGGGAACTGAACCACCCGTAGCGGGAGCCATCAGTCCTTGCGACCGCTGCCCCCGAGTTTTTAGTGCTCCCCCCCATGCAAAAAGAATTTTTGGTGATGCATACCTTACAATTGGATATGCGCTGAAACAGCCAGTAGCCCATCTAGATCCTCTATTTACATATGGGGAACGTATGGAGGATTATTTAGTCAAAATGGGTCGAGGGATTAAATTAGTTACCGATACCACAAAGGAATTTCCAGGCCATGTTTGGCTTACTCTTCCAAGCCTAGAAATACTTGATCTAACATTATATACATCGATAAGCAAGAACAGAAATGATCCAAGCCTTCGGGGTTTAGATATTAGGAGCCACCCTAGTTCATTTGTAGAGGGATTAGCATTTCACCCTCTCATATTAGGAGACGATTTCCTCAGGAAAGTAATTGATGGATAAAACTACTGCAAGATCGATATATACGTGCATCAACTATTCAGGTTTATGCACCTACAAGCTAGGTATAAGTTCAATCTAGGGTTGCTTCATAAGGCTACTCATGCAAAAAGCGAGGACTGACATAGCGATCATGTGCCAACAGCGCCAGCATGGGAAGTTCGTCAGGAAGCTGGGGGAAGATTGGGCGCAGATGTACCAGTGGTCGTTGGCCAGCGGTCGGCTGGCAGCGGCGTGCCGCAATACTCACATCAAGATAGGCTAAGAGCGCATTTTTGTCAGCAAAGGTGTTCAGGCCGTGACTATACAGCATCATGACCGCCACCGCTAAAACAAGTCCGGCCTCGACAATGGACGATTCGGTAATCCGCGTTCCTTGATGTACATAGCTATGGCCGTGCATGGAAGACATCCTTAACCCGTAAGCGTGTGGCCCAGGACGATCCGAGCAGCGCATCGATGCGTTGCTCGATCGTACTAAATCCCGTACCTTGGTTCGTATAGGAAAGCAGCACCTCAAGAGCGGTGACGGCACCGATTAACTGGGTTGAGCGCGTTGGGCTGTTAAATGCTTCAGCTAGCCGAATACTCGCTTGCGTTAAGGCATTGCGAAACGATCGCGGAATCGCGTTGACGGGATTAATCGCGCTGGCCACCAACCCATACCACCATGGATTGCGCAGCCACTGCCGCAGCTCGCGACGGGTCCACACGATCTGCTCGTGCCCAGGAATGGTACGAGCCGCATCCATGCCATTCATTGAATGGACCCACCCGCCGTGCTCGCGCCCGAAAATACTCAAGAATTGGAAGCGGGAATACGATTGCTCTAACAACCCAATGGTTGTTCCGTCAGCACGTTGGGCAAAGATCATAACCGCTAGCGCAGCAATGAGTTGTTCTGCCCGTTCCTTCGCCTGCATAATGAGCGCATCATACACCGCATCATCGTCGATCACGGCGAGCGACGCACGCCGACATACGGCAAGGTAGGTGTCACCGCGCATGGGTTTGTTTGGCAATAATGTGATGATGTCGTGCATGGCGAAAAGTGCATTTTTCCTCCCTACGGTGCGAAGGTGCTGCGCCGAAAGAAACGTCGCATCACCAAAGAGCGGTTTATCCAAATCATGCGTTCGGTTGGCCAACGTGAGACCACGCACAGGAAATATGACCCACCAAGTACGATGCTCTTCTGTTTCTGTTGTATCCATGTGATTCCTCGACATACCGGAGAACATCTTCAGGTAGTCTACCAAAATACCCCTTTTTTGAATACAGCAGGGTTTCCCTTCTCGGTAATCTGAGACACTTTCTTTAAAATAAGGTTTTCAGCGTTATAAGCAGCCCTGCATGTGGATGCCCAAGGCCGAGGATGATATTAAGACCGTTGTTAATACTAACGATTCGTGGCTTTTTGGGCCATTTGGTATATCTTGATAAAAAAGAATTTATGAACATTTATGGAACAGGCGAATGTGGACTTGAACACGATTTTAATGCAGGAAATCTTAATCAGCGACGGAGAATAAGTGCCAATAAGGAATTGGCACTTATTTTATCTCGTTACGTCTCTCGATCATCTCTGCTCGTCAACTTTGAAATTGATAGGTATTAGCCTCAATTTCCTCCTCTAATTTTTCTGGTAGTAGTGTCTTTTCTTCCTCAGTGTATTCATACAGAACGGTTTCGTTGTCATATGGGAGCAAAAACTTTCCCTCTATAGCAAAGAATGCAGGATTTATTTCACGTCGAACAACGTCTGCCAGCCAATTTACTGACTTAACCATTTCAATAAAAAAGAAGTGATAACTCTTAATCCATGCATCAAATTTGTCCTCAAGGAAGAAAAGACGCTGTTCGTAAGATTCATCACTACCGTAGAATGGTGGGAAATAATCTGGGGATTTATAGAACTTAATCCCACAAAGGAGATCACCACGCTCTCTCTCTGCATGTTGTTGAAATACGTACATCATTTCGCTCATAGTGATTGAGAGTGTTTTCAATGCTCGCTCTAGCTCAGGAATCGTGCCAGGCCAGATAGCCCCAAACACCTTTTCTCGGAAATATTGCGCTTTTGCTGGCGTATCCTTATGCCAACGGGGCGGTGTCATAAGTGCAGGATAAATCCACCCTCTCCACGTTTCCAAAGGACAGACAAGCTGGGCGGTGTCAATGAGGCTCGCATAAATACTTTCCTGAGACAGCCTTCTTGCGTCGGTCGTCCTAGCGAGAGATTCCTGTACCCAAAGCTCATGAGCATCTTTTATAATGTGCAGACGGTCAACTGGATAATCACTTTCATTGTTGTCGATCAGGGTATGATGGGTTGGACAGAGAAGAATTAGATTGAAATAGGAATTGCGTTCAGTAAGGGTAAGAACGCTATTGCCCCTCGCTGCACTTTCTTTCTCACCAACAATATGTGCTTGTTCACCGAGCGTAAACGATGCTGATGCAGCTATGGCATCTTGGGATAGCTCTATTCGGCAATCAGGAAACGCACAGCGGTTAGCTGCTCGTCCCCAAAGGAGTTTAATATCTTTTTGGGAAATGGTACTACTCATATTTATTCTCCAACACATCCTCCGATGAAGAGCACGGAGCATGTATGACCATGGTATCATCGATAGCGCTTTGCAACGTGTTCTTCAAATATGTCTCGTAACGAAAATGGCTCAGCACGCTGTGGTCGCTCATCTTCTTGGAAAAAATATAACATTGAACGCGAACGCATTAATGCCACATAGCGCAAATTAACTTCTTGTTCAAACTCTCATTCCTCCTGGTTCGGCCATACGAATGGCAGCATATCAGGTTTTAGAATAAATACCCGATCGCTTTCAAGTCCTTTTGCTCGATGAGGTATCGGTGTATGATTTTGGGACTGGTATACGGTAGGATTAAAAAGTGGTAAAAATAGCCTCAAAAAGCGCTTCTCTATCCGATAGGAGCTCTTCTGTCGTGAGTTTTTTGGGGTTTTATTGCTACGGAACTGCCCAAGAACGGCGTGCACTCGTCAATTTCGGTTGAAACCCACAACAGAAGGGTGATTTCTGTCGTGGGTTTGTATTCATTTTGAGCGTTTGAACAACAAAAATTAAAAATATTAATCCTGGCATCTATTTTACCCAAAATCGTACACTGATTCCCATCAAGCATTCCCTTGTGCAGCAGACGAGTAATGCCTTGATCGTAGCCGATGGGGGGCAGATCATCAAGAGCGTGCATGAATACTAATGTATAGCATTCTATCGTGCTATTTCGTGGATGGATCGTTTCATCATATGAAGATTATGTTGGACATCGTAAAAAAATCGTCAAATAGCTTTTGGATGCCATCATGCGTTTTAATCGTTTGTTGTCTGTCCATTAATGTTCCTCACAAAATACCAACTGTGTGATCGACCTTAGCACGAGATATACAAATAATCGAGATATACAGCTAACAAAAAAACAGCCATGGTGGTAGGATGAGGCAGGATAGTAATACTACTATAGGAAAATATGTCATTTTGTCAAACCTATCAATTGTTAGGATATCAACCTGTCGTTGAAGCAATCAGATAGCAGAGAAAAAAGAATGCATTACGAGCTATTGGTCTGCAAAATTGTAGAGCAAGCTATTCTTGGCGACCGTGCTTCTTCCTTTTAACTATGAAGAGTAGGAACGTGACCCGTTCCGTTGCGTTGCCGCCTACCCGGTCATGGGTTCTATCAGGAGTTTGTCGTCTATGGCCAAACTTTATCCTCCAGCTTGGATTGAAGATCGCCCGCTTCGGAGTGCTGAAAAACGCTTCTATCAAGCCTTTCGTGGACTGTCAGATGCGTGGACTATTATCCATGATAAAGGTTGGATAGAGGGTCGGGCTCCCAAGAGTCATCCTTACTGGCAAGCCGACTTTCTGATTCTTCATCCTTCCTATGGTCTATTCTTATTGGGTATCAAGGGGGGGGAACTATTTATTGAGCAGAATGTCTGGAAAGTAAGGACGTATCAGGGCGACGTATTCACTGTAGGCCGTGGGCGTAATCCCCTTGAGGTGGATTATGATTGTATTCGTACTTTACACCGGACGCTGAGCAAGCAATTAAAGGGACTGCCGAATGCCTTCGGAAATATCCTCGGTACGCCTGGATCAGAATTCCCTTCTAATAGGTTCTTCCTTGGGATTGAACGCGGACGCATTATCGACCAACGAGATCTCTTAAGTATTGAGAAAGCCCTAGAACGAAGTGTGCAATTTTGGGCCTCTCAACCAGGATTTCCAACAGGCGCTCCTGGATGGTTCCAACCATGGATCGATAAGCTCTTGCCCGTGTTGGCACCAACGGCGGTCTTTGCTTCGAGCATCGGAACGGCACTGCAACTCGAGCGGCAACAAATGCTCCAGTTGACCGAGGAGCAGTCGAAAATTTGGATGGAATCATTTTCTGCAACAAGCCATTTTGCGGTTCGTGGATGTGCTGGCTCAGGAAAGACCATCCTTGCTGAAATGCTTGCCCGTCGTTGGGCAAGGCTTGAGTCTCGAAAGAAGGTTTTACTCTGTTGTTATAACCGCCCGTTGGCCAACTGGCTCCAGCGGAATTTGGCTGATCAATCATCGGTGATTCGTGTTGCAACGATATATGACCTATGGCAAGAATCCTTTGGTCGCCTAGGCTATCCATTTGATGAGTCTCGATCAATTGATCCTGATGCTGTGCGTCAAGCACAACACGTCGTGGCAAATGATGATCACTACCACGCTATTATTGTTGATGAAGCGCAAGATTTTCAGCAAGGGTGGTGGCAAGCACTAGAATTAAGGTTGGCCCCCAAGGGCCGGTTGGCCATCTTCTATGACGATAATCAGCGGGTCTATCGAGACCGCTTTTATCCCACTGATCTTCAGACCTATCGGCTCTCGGTTAATCTTCGTACAACAAAACGGATTCATCAAGCGATCAATTTCTATTATCGCGGTGCCGAGGGAAGGCCTGAAGTCTTAATGAACGCACCAGAAGGTGAGTATCCATCACAAGTCATTTGGTCAACGGAGCGTGAAGCCACTACGATGGTCGGTCAAATTATTACCGATCTCTTGGATCAGCATGTTCCACATGATGAGATTGCCATCATCACACCAACGGAACCTCAACTTAATCGCCTGAAAGCGGAACTTCAAGAGATTGAATGGAGCGAGCCAGATCAACCCGCAGTCGCTGGACGCATTGTGGCAAGTACGATCCGCCGATTCAAGGGACTCGAACGCGGTGTGATCATTGTTGCGGCACTTGATCGAGCAAGCCTGCCAACCGCAGCTCTTGATGAACTGCTGTACGTTGCCTTCTCGCGTGCAAAGAATCGACTGATCCTTGCGGTGAATGTCGAACTCAAAGATGAAAAACTGTTCCCCTCTTCATTGAACGAAATAGCACTTCGGCCACGTGCAGAAATTCTGACAATGCTGACCGATGAACAACAGAAAGCAGTATTAGCGCCCCTTGGCGTTACCCTTATTCGCGCTGGGGCAGGATCGGGCAAGACGCGAGTCCTTGCTAATCGCATCGCATACTTTATTGATACCCATTCGGTTGATCCTACCTCGATTGTCGCAGTCACATTTACCAAAAAAGCGGCCCAAGAGCTCCGCCGACGTGTTAATGAATTGACGCATGATCAAGATCGAAGTCCACTTGTGAATACATTTCATAGTCTCGCTATTGAAATCTTGCGGAATGGTATTGCCAGTATCCCAGGGAAAGTATTTCATGGCCGCACAGCGCGTTTCGCTATTATTTCCGACCGTGAAGATATTCTTGGTCGAGTGCTCTTCCACGAGTCTACAGCAAAGGTTGCACTCTTTTCAGCATGGATAGAAGAGCAGAAGCGCGAAGGGAAAATATTAAACCAGATCCGTTCTCGTAGTACAGATATCCAAGAAAAAAAGAAAGCATGGAAGGCGTACGAGGCCTATCTTAAAGCGCATAATTTGATGGATTTCGATGATGTTATTAATGAGGCTGGCTTCCTCTTACAGGAGCACCCAGCAATTCGAAAACAAGTACTTGAGCGATGGCATCATTTCCTTATTGATGAATTTCAAGATACCAATCCACCTCAGTTTGATTTGGTGCGATTGTTAATAGACCCGTTCCCTGATCAACGAGAAGAACCCATTCGGTCCCTCACGGTGGTTGGTGATGCGCAACAGGCTATCTATAGTTGGCGTGGCGCGGATTATCGGATTTTTCGTGACATTAAAAACTATTATCCTAACGCGGAGGAATACACTTTAACCATTAATCACCGGAGTGATCCGCCAGTAGTCTTTATGGCTGATGCGATTGCGCGTGAGGATGTTTTGGGTGTTCCGCCACTCCAACTCCAAGCACGCTCAAGCAATCGCGATGTGCTAATTGATGTTATTCATGCAAAATCACTCGTGGATGAAGCTGAAGAAATCGCGAAGTATATTCTGGCAGCCCATACCACCTATGATGTGCAATGGAATGAGATTGCCATTCTCATGCGCTCGCCCAATAGCCGTGAAGGGCGTATGACGCTGATTGCGCTTCAGAAGGCTTTTGTCCTTAAACGAATTCCATGCCGGTCACATGGAGTAACACCATTTCATCGACATCCAATTATTGAATCGCTCACGAGGCTCCTGTGTGTGCTTGCAAATCCTGATGATGATTATCATCTTGAACAATGGTTATCGTGTCGCTTATTCCAACAAGTCACGCGCAAGAGAATTGCCAATATCAAGAAGAAACAAGGACAAAAGGGTTCAAAGACGCTTTGGGGGTATCTCTGGCCACCGACCGAACGAGAATCAGTGTTGAATATCCGTTTCATTATAGCGCGTCAACTCGGCGGAATTAAGAGTATTGGACCAAAGATAGTAGAGCGACTGATCGATGCGGTTGAAATTCTTGTGAAGTTTCTTCCCCTCCGTGAAAATCTGCAATCGCAGGCACCACGCACAATTTTCGATACCTTACTCCAGATCGCAGGAGAACTCGATATTGTACAACGTTTGGCCAAAACGATTCCTGAACAGGCACCTGAGGATCAAGAAAATGGCGAAGGTGCACTGAGTGTGTGGCGTGATTTCATGACGGAGGCACTAGAAAAAACATCTGATCTGATCGAGGCTGCACAAACCGTCTTTTTCCAAGGTGTTGACTATCACGATACGGAACAATCCTCACCTCAGCAAGAACAAGCCGTGCAAATTTTAAGTATCCACTCCTCGAAGGGACGGGAATATGATATGGTGTTTGTCGTTGGATTCGAAGATGGAATCTTTCCCTCAGCGAAAGCAGATACCACAGAGAAGCAATTGGAAGAAGCACGCGTCTGTTATGTGGCACTCACGCGGGCCCGCCACCATCTTATTTTATCGATCGTGTATCAATCACGGCTCATGGGTGCTCGGGATACACAAACACTTGAGATGATCGAGGGTGGCACGACCGCAATATCGCGATTTTTTACCTACTTACGTGATCCGTTGGACACCCTGCAGCAAGAACAATCAACGCGTCGGAGCATCTTTCCAGTCCAAGCCATCACCATCATGTTGCGAAGGAATGATGACGTATGCCTTGAACGATTAATGGTGCGTGTCCAGGAATTTCCTGGCACAATCCCAGTCTATGTCGAAGGGGTCATTGACAACCAATATCTGAAAAGACCCGTGGGAAAGGTGATGGTTCGTAACGAACGGGATGTCTATGATTGGCTTGGTGATGATGATTGGGATATCGTATGCGATGTTAACGGATAACACTTGGCCTAGATACCGAGTAGAGAAACACAACTCTTATACTACAGGCGTACTTAGCGTTGAGGTACAATTCTTATGCCAAGCCCTCTTTTTTTCGAGGTGAGCCGCCAAACGTATACGCAAGTTACTGGTCTTTTTGATTTCCTATGGCCAACTGCTGCGGCTATGTGGAATTTACGATGGCAGGTAGATAGTTTCTTGAGAAGTTATCCAAATGCGACTAATCATGAGCTAGAGAATAGATTTGTTTTAGGCAGTGGGATTCATGGATCAAATCTTCGTAGAGCCTGCATTACGCATACATGGGATGAGCAACAACATGAATTTGCTAAATTTTTGCTTATTAATATCTTTGCAATCTATGAATCATGGATAAAAGCGGTTCTTGAAGAATTAGGGAGCTTTACCAAAACGAATGAGAAGAGTCTTCAATTCCCACTGCGGTTGATACGCATGGGAAGCAGACTGGCGTTTGGAGAGTGATCAATAGTGTTACAAAGCCCGAGTCGGATTTCTTGAAACCAACGTTCTACCATTTGCTGCTCTTACATGATAAGAACTCACTGACAAACTTAGATGATCTTATGCGATGCTATCGTTATTTTAAAGAGTGCCGGAATTGTTTAGCCCATAAGGGTGGTATTGCAGATGATAAAACCGAGGATGCTTACAAAGA containing:
- a CDS encoding HNH endonuclease signature motif containing protein, whose product is MSSTISQKDIKLLWGRAANRCAFPDCRIELSQDAIAASASFTLGEQAHIVGEKESAARGNSVLTLTERNSYFNLILLCPTHHTLIDNNESDYPVDRLHIIKDAHELWVQESLARTTDARRLSQESIYASLIDTAQLVCPLETWRGWIYPALMTPPRWHKDTPAKAQYFREKVFGAIWPGTIPELERALKTLSITMSEMMYVFQQHAERERGDLLCGIKFYKSPDYFPPFYGSDESYEQRLFFLEDKFDAWIKSYHFFFIEMVKSVNWLADVVRREINPAFFAIEGKFLLPYDNETVLYEYTEEEKTLLPEKLEEEIEANTYQFQS
- a CDS encoding UvrD-helicase domain-containing protein, with protein sequence MAKLYPPAWIEDRPLRSAEKRFYQAFRGLSDAWTIIHDKGWIEGRAPKSHPYWQADFLILHPSYGLFLLGIKGGELFIEQNVWKVRTYQGDVFTVGRGRNPLEVDYDCIRTLHRTLSKQLKGLPNAFGNILGTPGSEFPSNRFFLGIERGRIIDQRDLLSIEKALERSVQFWASQPGFPTGAPGWFQPWIDKLLPVLAPTAVFASSIGTALQLERQQMLQLTEEQSKIWMESFSATSHFAVRGCAGSGKTILAEMLARRWARLESRKKVLLCCYNRPLANWLQRNLADQSSVIRVATIYDLWQESFGRLGYPFDESRSIDPDAVRQAQHVVANDDHYHAIIVDEAQDFQQGWWQALELRLAPKGRLAIFYDDNQRVYRDRFYPTDLQTYRLSVNLRTTKRIHQAINFYYRGAEGRPEVLMNAPEGEYPSQVIWSTEREATTMVGQIITDLLDQHVPHDEIAIITPTEPQLNRLKAELQEIEWSEPDQPAVAGRIVASTIRRFKGLERGVIIVAALDRASLPTAALDELLYVAFSRAKNRLILAVNVELKDEKLFPSSLNEIALRPRAEILTMLTDEQQKAVLAPLGVTLIRAGAGSGKTRVLANRIAYFIDTHSVDPTSIVAVTFTKKAAQELRRRVNELTHDQDRSPLVNTFHSLAIEILRNGIASIPGKVFHGRTARFAIISDREDILGRVLFHESTAKVALFSAWIEEQKREGKILNQIRSRSTDIQEKKKAWKAYEAYLKAHNLMDFDDVINEAGFLLQEHPAIRKQVLERWHHFLIDEFQDTNPPQFDLVRLLIDPFPDQREEPIRSLTVVGDAQQAIYSWRGADYRIFRDIKNYYPNAEEYTLTINHRSDPPVVFMADAIAREDVLGVPPLQLQARSSNRDVLIDVIHAKSLVDEAEEIAKYILAAHTTYDVQWNEIAILMRSPNSREGRMTLIALQKAFVLKRIPCRSHGVTPFHRHPIIESLTRLLCVLANPDDDYHLEQWLSCRLFQQVTRKRIANIKKKQGQKGSKTLWGYLWPPTERESVLNIRFIIARQLGGIKSIGPKIVERLIDAVEILVKFLPLRENLQSQAPRTIFDTLLQIAGELDIVQRLAKTIPEQAPEDQENGEGALSVWRDFMTEALEKTSDLIEAAQTVFFQGVDYHDTEQSSPQQEQAVQILSIHSSKGREYDMVFVVGFEDGIFPSAKADTTEKQLEEARVCYVALTRARHHLILSIVYQSRLMGARDTQTLEMIEGGTTAISRFFTYLRDPLDTLQQEQSTRRSIFPVQAITIMLRRNDDVCLERLMVRVQEFPGTIPVYVEGVIDNQYLKRPVGKVMVRNERDVYDWLGDDDWDIVCDVNG